A window of Metabacillus sp. B2-18 contains these coding sequences:
- a CDS encoding spore germination protein, which translates to MTNSLQQHPKEKRISTDLKENVQNIEKEFGKTNDLSVRQLNQPQNGTNIAIIHLSGIVDAKSLNEHIIEPIIELVKTSNNQLSPSDLEGSIFNTLEVSDISFATDWEKLLSSILIGDTVILLDNIPKAIIAGTQKIESRSITEPTSQTVIRGPKDSFNENIRQNISLIRGRIQNSNMRIWNSKVGTITKTEVAVMYLEGVTEKKYVDEIVKRIESIDIDGVLESNYIEELIQDHKKTLFPLLLNTERPDVVVANLLEGKIAIFIHGTPFVLICPITFIQFFQSPEDYYNNYVYSTFLRLLRVGAFLVNMYATAIYLALITHHQGLIPTTLLVSIMAQRERIPFPAVIEILMMEVAFEVLREAGIRMPRAIGPAVSIVGALILGQAAVEAGFVSAAVVIIVATSAISSFTLPNTSIVNVARGLRFFLLFSSAFIGLFGVLLMSLAILLHLCSLRSFGISYLTPYAPFSLKEQKDSLFRFSFPVLRRKSSSKKN; encoded by the coding sequence ATGACAAACTCTCTCCAGCAACACCCCAAGGAAAAACGCATCTCTACAGATCTAAAGGAAAATGTTCAAAACATCGAGAAAGAGTTTGGGAAAACCAATGACCTTTCCGTTCGTCAGTTGAACCAACCACAAAATGGTACAAACATAGCAATCATTCATCTCAGTGGAATCGTAGATGCAAAAAGTTTGAATGAACATATAATAGAGCCCATTATTGAGTTAGTGAAAACTAGTAATAATCAATTATCACCAAGTGACCTTGAAGGATCTATCTTTAATACTTTAGAAGTCTCAGACATTTCTTTCGCAACTGATTGGGAGAAGCTTCTTTCATCAATATTAATTGGTGATACAGTCATACTTTTAGATAATATTCCAAAAGCTATTATAGCTGGTACCCAGAAGATTGAGTCACGTTCAATTACAGAACCTACTAGTCAAACTGTCATACGAGGTCCTAAAGATAGTTTTAATGAAAACATTCGCCAAAATATATCCCTCATTCGTGGTAGGATTCAGAATTCAAACATGAGAATTTGGAATTCAAAAGTTGGAACTATCACAAAAACTGAAGTAGCTGTTATGTATCTTGAAGGAGTTACCGAAAAAAAATATGTGGATGAGATTGTTAAACGGATAGAATCCATTGATATTGATGGAGTACTAGAATCAAACTATATAGAAGAGCTTATTCAAGATCATAAAAAAACACTTTTCCCATTATTACTTAATACAGAACGTCCAGATGTTGTTGTTGCCAATTTGTTAGAAGGAAAAATTGCCATATTTATTCATGGTACTCCCTTTGTCCTTATATGCCCTATAACATTTATACAATTTTTTCAATCACCAGAGGATTATTATAATAATTACGTCTATAGTACTTTTCTAAGATTGCTACGCGTAGGAGCCTTTCTTGTTAATATGTATGCAACTGCCATTTATCTGGCCCTAATCACTCACCATCAAGGGTTAATTCCTACAACTTTACTTGTTTCAATTATGGCACAAAGAGAGAGAATCCCTTTTCCGGCTGTCATTGAAATTCTTATGATGGAAGTTGCCTTTGAGGTTTTAAGAGAAGCTGGAATACGTATGCCTCGAGCAATCGGCCCTGCTGTTTCAATAGTTGGTGCGCTTATACTGGGACAAGCTGCAGTTGAAGCTGGATTTGTGTCAGCCGCTGTTGTTATTATTGTTGCTACTTCTGCTATTAGCAGTTTTACATTGCCAAATACAAGTATTGTTAATGTTGCTCGCGGGTTACGATTCTTTTTATTATTCAGCTCAGCTTTTATCGGGTTATTTGGGGTTCTTTTAATGAGCTTGGCTATCTTACTGCATCTTTGCAGTTTACGATCCTTTGGAATTTCTTATCTCACTCCATATGCTCCATTTAGTTTAAAAGAACAAAAAGATAGTTTATTTCGATTTTCCTTCCCTGTTTTACGAAGAAAATCATCTTCTAAAAAGAACTAG
- a CDS encoding carbohydrate ABC transporter permease: MKKALGYAAFVGPALLFFILIQIIPFIMGVYYSFTSWNGVSSNVEWVGLQNYITIFTDDKKFFNSFLFTTKFMFAAVIISNLLGFGLALLLNAALKTKNILRTVFFIPNVIGGLLLGFIWQFIFVKGFASIGNMTGIKFFQLPWLGDEATAFWGIVIVFAWQISGYMMVIYIAALQGVDTSLLEAARMDGASNWSILKNVIVPLILPAFTICFFLTISMAFKIFDLNLSLTGGGPFNSTESVAINIYQEAFMNNRYGLGTAKSILFFIVVAVFTTLQVTFTKKKEVEA; the protein is encoded by the coding sequence ATGAAAAAAGCTTTAGGCTACGCAGCATTCGTGGGACCTGCACTTTTATTCTTTATTTTGATTCAAATTATCCCGTTTATAATGGGGGTTTATTATTCGTTTACTTCATGGAATGGGGTAAGTTCTAATGTTGAATGGGTAGGATTACAAAACTATATTACAATCTTTACTGATGACAAAAAGTTTTTTAATTCATTCCTATTTACAACAAAGTTTATGTTTGCTGCGGTTATCATTAGTAATCTATTAGGATTTGGACTAGCGTTACTATTAAATGCAGCATTAAAAACGAAGAATATTTTAAGAACCGTATTCTTCATCCCGAACGTTATCGGTGGATTACTACTAGGGTTTATCTGGCAGTTTATCTTCGTTAAAGGTTTCGCATCTATCGGGAATATGACAGGAATTAAATTCTTCCAATTACCTTGGTTAGGTGATGAGGCAACAGCGTTTTGGGGAATTGTCATCGTATTCGCTTGGCAAATCAGCGGTTATATGATGGTTATCTATATTGCAGCACTTCAAGGTGTTGATACTTCTTTATTAGAAGCAGCAAGAATGGATGGAGCATCAAACTGGTCTATTCTTAAAAACGTTATTGTTCCTTTAATTTTACCTGCCTTTACGATTTGTTTCTTCTTAACAATCTCCATGGCATTTAAAATATTTGACTTAAACCTTTCCTTAACAGGTGGCGGTCCATTTAACTCTACAGAATCTGTTGCGATTAATATTTACCAAGAAGCATTTATGAACAATCGATATGGATTAGGTACAGCGAAATCCATTCTATTCTTTATCGTTGTAGCCGTGTTTACAACGCTACAAGTAACATTCACAAAGAAGAAGGAGGTTGAAGCATAA
- a CDS encoding carbohydrate ABC transporter permease: MNRGYTKGTFVLEVLGIMLGLVFLIPFYFVAINSVKGFSEILIDAAALPKEILFSNYAKVWEVISFQDAFLNSLIITVFSIAGIVVISSMAAWKMVRTPGKLSKILFIFFVSAMVIPFQTVMIPLMKLGGTLGIMNSIPGIVIMYFGFGVSLSLFLYHGFVKTIPLEIEESASIDGCTQFGVFWRIVFPLLKPITVTVIILNTLWIWNDYLLPLLVLQDASLRTIPLATSSFFAQYTKQWDMGLAALVLGIAPVIVFFLFLQKHIIKGIAAGSIK; the protein is encoded by the coding sequence ATGAATAGAGGCTATACAAAAGGAACATTCGTATTAGAAGTTCTGGGAATTATGCTCGGCCTAGTTTTTCTTATACCGTTTTACTTCGTAGCGATTAACTCAGTTAAAGGCTTTTCGGAAATTTTAATTGACGCAGCAGCGTTACCAAAGGAAATATTATTTAGTAACTATGCGAAAGTATGGGAAGTTATTAGCTTCCAAGATGCATTTCTTAACTCTTTAATCATTACTGTGTTTAGTATTGCTGGAATTGTTGTGATTAGTTCTATGGCAGCTTGGAAAATGGTTAGAACACCCGGGAAGTTAAGTAAAATTTTATTTATCTTCTTTGTCTCAGCAATGGTTATTCCGTTCCAAACGGTTATGATTCCATTAATGAAATTGGGTGGAACGCTTGGAATCATGAACAGTATCCCTGGAATTGTGATCATGTACTTTGGATTTGGAGTTTCATTATCACTGTTCTTATATCATGGTTTTGTGAAAACAATTCCACTTGAGATTGAGGAATCCGCAAGTATTGATGGTTGTACACAGTTTGGTGTGTTTTGGAGAATTGTATTCCCATTATTAAAACCAATCACTGTAACTGTTATTATTCTCAACACATTGTGGATCTGGAATGATTATTTACTTCCATTACTTGTGTTACAAGATGCAAGCTTAAGAACAATTCCTTTAGCAACAAGCTCTTTCTTCGCACAATATACAAAACAATGGGACATGGGATTAGCAGCATTAGTACTAGGTATTGCACCAGTTATTGTGTTCTTCCTTTTCCTACAAAAACACATTATCAAAGGTATTGCAGCAGGATCTATTAAATAG
- a CDS encoding ABC transporter substrate-binding protein, which yields MKKLMLLGLSMLLVLGILAGCNSNKEESSSEGNNEGSGDGEVVTLNLFQFKVEIADQLQAMIKEFEAEHPNIKVKLETVGGGADYGAALKAKFASGEEPDIFNNGGFKELELWKEHLADLSNEPWAEHVLPIGKVPTTDADGKLYGMPVNLEGYGFIYNKDLFEKAGITETPKTLSELQDAVKKLEAAGIKAFSAGYGEWWVIGQHLFNIPFAQQDDPVAFIEGLNDGSTKFAGNEQFSQLKEVIDLEVKNGVGNPITTDYNTQVTLFASGEAAMLQQGNWTENMITEINPDMNMGFLPIPLNDEADADLLPVGVPNNWVLNKNSEHLEEAKTFLNWMVSSETGKRYITEEFAFIPAFDNIEASGLGDLGQSILEYSKAEKTIPWTWFRWPDGANKEFAATIQEYAAGKISYEEALEKFQATWDNLK from the coding sequence ATGAAGAAACTGATGCTTTTAGGTTTGTCAATGCTATTAGTTTTAGGTATCTTAGCTGGTTGTAATTCAAACAAAGAAGAAAGCTCTTCTGAAGGTAACAATGAAGGTTCAGGTGATGGAGAAGTAGTAACATTAAATCTGTTCCAATTCAAAGTTGAAATTGCTGATCAGCTTCAAGCAATGATTAAAGAATTTGAAGCAGAGCATCCAAATATTAAAGTGAAACTTGAAACTGTTGGTGGCGGTGCTGACTATGGTGCTGCTTTAAAAGCTAAATTTGCGTCAGGCGAAGAGCCAGATATTTTTAACAACGGTGGTTTTAAAGAACTTGAGCTTTGGAAAGAGCACTTAGCAGATCTTTCTAACGAGCCATGGGCAGAACATGTTCTTCCAATCGGTAAAGTTCCAACTACAGATGCAGATGGTAAACTATACGGTATGCCAGTAAACCTTGAAGGTTATGGATTCATTTATAACAAAGATTTATTCGAAAAAGCAGGTATTACTGAAACTCCAAAAACTCTTTCTGAATTACAAGATGCTGTTAAGAAACTTGAAGCAGCTGGAATTAAAGCATTCTCAGCTGGTTATGGCGAGTGGTGGGTAATTGGTCAACATTTATTCAATATTCCATTTGCTCAACAAGATGATCCTGTAGCATTTATTGAAGGTTTAAATGATGGTTCTACTAAATTTGCTGGTAATGAGCAATTCTCACAATTAAAAGAAGTAATTGATCTTGAAGTGAAAAATGGTGTTGGTAACCCAATCACAACTGATTATAATACTCAAGTAACATTATTTGCTTCAGGTGAAGCGGCAATGCTACAACAAGGTAACTGGACTGAAAACATGATTACTGAAATCAATCCAGACATGAACATGGGCTTCTTACCAATTCCTTTAAATGACGAAGCTGATGCTGATTTATTACCAGTTGGTGTTCCAAATAACTGGGTATTAAACAAAAACTCTGAGCATTTAGAAGAAGCTAAAACATTCTTAAACTGGATGGTTTCTTCTGAAACTGGTAAACGTTATATCACGGAAGAATTTGCGTTCATTCCTGCATTCGATAATATCGAAGCTTCTGGTTTAGGTGATTTAGGTCAATCAATTCTTGAATACTCTAAAGCAGAGAAAACAATTCCTTGGACTTGGTTCAGATGGCCAGATGGAGCAAACAAAGAGTTTGCTGCTACAATCCAAGAATATGCAGCTGGTAAAATCAGCTATGAAGAAGCTTTAGAAAAATTCCAAGCAACTTGGGATAATCTGAAGTAA
- a CDS encoding sensor histidine kinase, whose product MSKTSIRNKLTVLLLLITIVPFGTSIVITYLYTKESLKDEFVEENVNLLYQGKLNIEGYIGELKNLTLSFYNNIDFMRYLQNPPTGDDYLAKETVKNVILTILYAEENINRVNFALVEPNQNVSVSKKSAVVFSSLNKYRNRDIYEKTLDSPYHIHIEPMELLQEESSNYKSNKQKDVFSLHRAIVNVPSDELLGYISLDINSEQLLNITHKLYVKDKEEFYILSPDGELIFRSNYEVSEDQQWIKTLIQNEETSGMMEWKKDSFEGLMIYEKLEDSSGGWFLVKRIPYTSVFESALSVAKINILFGVIGLILVVLATLFVSFKITTPIRVLLQNIKQVESGNMNVQFDSLGNDEIGTLGERFKEMMSKLNHLINREYKLELENKTNQLKALQSQLNPHFLYNALQSIGTLALKNNVPQVYTLVTHLSKIMRYGMTIDENIVPLTKEIDYTKAFLLLQKERFGDQFEYSIEFIKEDLLIMVPKMILQPIIENYFKHGFDRSIEKIGLLKIVGKREKDQLIITVLDNGKGISESRLEEIHQSFLENKSIGNGNGTNIGLRNIYLRLKLYYDQQATLQIENYENGGTLVTIKLPVESGGLTDESNHN is encoded by the coding sequence TTGTCAAAAACAAGCATAAGAAATAAACTCACTGTCCTTCTATTACTCATTACAATTGTTCCATTTGGAACTTCCATTGTTATTACATATTTATATACAAAGGAATCACTAAAGGATGAGTTTGTTGAAGAAAATGTAAACCTCCTATATCAAGGAAAATTAAACATCGAAGGCTACATAGGTGAATTGAAAAATTTAACTTTATCGTTTTATAACAATATTGATTTTATGAGATATTTGCAAAATCCTCCAACAGGAGATGATTATTTAGCAAAAGAAACAGTCAAGAATGTGATATTAACGATTCTTTATGCCGAAGAGAATATTAATAGAGTAAACTTTGCCTTGGTTGAACCTAACCAAAATGTGTCTGTGTCCAAAAAGTCAGCTGTTGTATTTTCTTCTTTAAATAAATACCGCAATCGTGATATCTATGAAAAGACTTTAGATAGCCCATACCATATTCATATTGAACCAATGGAATTGTTGCAAGAGGAATCATCTAATTATAAATCTAATAAACAAAAAGATGTTTTTTCCCTTCATAGAGCGATTGTTAATGTACCATCTGATGAATTGCTTGGCTATATTTCATTAGACATAAATTCAGAGCAGCTACTAAATATCACTCACAAATTGTATGTAAAAGATAAGGAAGAATTTTATATTCTAAGTCCCGATGGAGAACTTATTTTCAGGTCAAATTATGAAGTTTCTGAAGATCAGCAATGGATTAAAACATTGATTCAGAATGAAGAAACTAGTGGAATGATGGAATGGAAGAAAGATTCCTTCGAGGGCTTAATGATTTATGAAAAACTAGAAGATTCATCAGGAGGATGGTTCCTTGTCAAACGAATTCCATATACATCTGTTTTCGAAAGTGCACTTAGTGTAGCGAAAATCAATATTTTATTTGGGGTGATCGGATTAATTCTTGTGGTATTGGCCACTCTTTTTGTTTCATTTAAAATAACAACACCTATACGAGTTCTTTTGCAAAATATTAAACAAGTTGAAAGTGGAAATATGAATGTTCAGTTTGATTCACTTGGAAATGATGAAATTGGTACTCTTGGTGAGCGGTTTAAAGAAATGATGTCAAAATTAAATCATCTAATTAATCGGGAATATAAGCTCGAGCTAGAAAATAAAACAAATCAATTGAAGGCACTTCAATCACAGCTTAATCCTCACTTTTTATATAATGCCTTACAATCAATTGGGACGCTTGCTTTAAAAAATAACGTTCCACAGGTATACACACTTGTTACCCATCTCTCAAAAATCATGAGATATGGAATGACGATTGATGAAAATATTGTTCCATTAACAAAAGAAATTGACTATACAAAAGCATTTTTATTATTACAAAAAGAGAGATTTGGCGATCAATTTGAATATTCGATAGAATTTATAAAAGAAGATTTGCTTATTATGGTTCCTAAAATGATTCTTCAACCGATAATAGAAAACTATTTTAAGCATGGTTTTGATCGAAGTATTGAAAAAATAGGGCTATTAAAAATTGTGGGTAAGAGGGAGAAAGACCAACTTATTATTACAGTTTTAGATAATGGAAAAGGGATTAGTGAAAGTAGATTAGAGGAAATTCACCAGTCATTCTTAGAAAATAAATCTATAGGGAATGGAAACGGTACGAACATAGGACTTAGAAATATCTATTTACGCCTAAAGCTTTATTATGATCAGCAAGCCACTCTGCAAATAGAAAACTATGAAAATGGTGGTACATTGGTGACAATTAAACTTCCAGTAGAATCAGGAGGTCTTACGGATGAAAGCAATCATAATTGA
- a CDS encoding response regulator transcription factor — translation MKAIIIDDEKHVREGLLLLAEWKRLGIQEVFEASDGEEAKSIILEHQPEIIFTDMNMPKLDGIQLLKWLKETEIPSKTIVVSGYDDFHYMRNAITYGSFDYLLKPIEPDALNETLERAVNEWEKQAQKRESTKETTRVINEAKPFYWDHIFTTLISHTPPSSDLIQKVQKEYGVNINEGQCTICLLLLNCRIVKRFEEDKNLAFFTILNICNELVRIDQSGFCFKNGNQKDQIVILLWKHKNEVKLMESIQKEIERFTNTKAVIAIGKPSGKLEEAYHFAQKTLLKHNMVDVHKKNHIMTYDDITSRPLLHLFDYAEKIKWTIQSGSIEQMDEVINQIFHKLESQHFLSFEQIQDWENQFEVLRKNWLKEYQLSEETTYYNGQDYWDEDGTFSFTKFKEEKTKEFHELIELLNHVKYQKEKNSIQEIEAFLRENYDKDFTLQEIADRFFLSREYISRKFKQQYNETITNYMTTIRIDKAKELLENPHLKIYEISFKVGYQNEKYFSKVFKKVVGMTPNEYRVKVADH, via the coding sequence ATGAAAGCAATCATAATTGATGATGAAAAGCATGTAAGAGAGGGTCTTCTTTTATTAGCAGAATGGAAGCGGTTAGGAATTCAAGAAGTGTTTGAAGCAAGTGATGGGGAAGAAGCGAAAAGTATTATATTAGAACATCAGCCAGAGATTATTTTTACCGATATGAACATGCCAAAATTAGATGGAATTCAGCTTCTAAAGTGGCTAAAAGAAACTGAAATACCGAGTAAAACAATTGTGGTTAGCGGTTATGATGATTTTCACTATATGAGAAATGCAATTACGTACGGAAGCTTTGATTATTTGTTAAAGCCTATTGAACCTGATGCTCTTAACGAAACTTTAGAAAGAGCAGTAAATGAGTGGGAAAAGCAAGCACAAAAAAGGGAATCAACTAAGGAAACAACAAGAGTTATAAATGAAGCAAAGCCGTTCTATTGGGATCATATTTTCACAACTCTTATTTCACACACACCTCCATCATCTGATCTTATTCAAAAAGTTCAGAAAGAATATGGTGTGAATATTAATGAAGGACAGTGTACAATTTGCTTGTTATTGTTAAATTGTAGAATTGTAAAAAGGTTTGAAGAAGATAAGAATCTGGCATTTTTTACAATATTGAATATTTGCAATGAATTAGTTCGTATTGACCAAAGCGGCTTTTGTTTTAAGAACGGGAACCAAAAAGACCAAATTGTTATTCTATTATGGAAGCATAAAAACGAAGTAAAACTTATGGAAAGTATTCAAAAGGAAATTGAGAGGTTTACCAATACGAAAGCAGTTATTGCAATTGGGAAGCCATCTGGAAAATTAGAGGAAGCTTATCATTTTGCACAAAAAACGTTATTAAAACACAATATGGTAGATGTTCATAAGAAAAATCACATTATGACGTATGATGATATCACATCAAGACCATTGCTACATCTTTTTGATTATGCTGAAAAAATTAAGTGGACAATTCAAAGTGGAAGTATTGAACAAATGGATGAAGTGATAAATCAAATTTTCCACAAGCTTGAATCTCAACATTTTCTTTCATTTGAGCAAATTCAAGACTGGGAAAATCAATTCGAAGTTTTGCGTAAAAATTGGTTAAAAGAATACCAGCTTAGTGAAGAAACCACCTATTACAATGGGCAAGATTATTGGGATGAAGACGGAACCTTTTCATTCACAAAGTTTAAGGAAGAGAAAACCAAGGAATTTCACGAATTAATTGAGCTCTTGAATCATGTGAAATACCAAAAAGAAAAAAATAGTATTCAAGAAATAGAAGCGTTCTTGAGGGAAAACTATGACAAGGATTTCACGTTGCAGGAAATTGCCGATCGTTTCTTTTTAAGTCGCGAATATATATCAAGAAAATTTAAGCAGCAATACAACGAAACCATTACAAACTATATGACAACAATACGAATTGATAAAGCAAAAGAGCTTCTAGAAAACCCGCACTTAAAAATTTATGAAATATCGTTTAAAGTTGGTTATCAGAATGAAAAATATTTTAGCAAAGTGTTTAAAAAGGTCGTTGGTATGACTCCGAATGAATACCGGGTGAAGGTAGCAGACCATTAA
- a CDS encoding PRD domain-containing protein yields MRIFRILNNNAVVVIDGPQEKIVMGNGIAFQKSRNDIVPKNKIEKIFVLHEASSEKFQQLLATLPEEHIELAENIISYAEGYLSSPLSDHIHIALTDHLSFALERIKQGIPIKNKLLNEIKMLYKSEFEIGLWAKKEISNKLGIEIPEDEVAHIALHIHTAKLDAPSMSESLKQASILSDFVQQVEEFVGEKIEESSINYQRLVTHLRFALNRISLGEKFDPIDQDMMDLIQGKYQTAYSYSRNILDKLSKEYEIEFPESEVAYIAIHIQRLLK; encoded by the coding sequence ATGCGGATCTTCAGAATATTGAACAACAATGCCGTAGTAGTAATTGACGGGCCACAGGAAAAAATTGTTATGGGAAATGGTATCGCTTTTCAAAAAAGTAGAAATGATATTGTTCCTAAAAATAAGATCGAAAAAATATTTGTATTACATGAGGCATCCTCTGAGAAGTTCCAGCAATTATTAGCTACCTTACCAGAAGAGCATATTGAACTAGCTGAAAATATTATTAGTTATGCAGAAGGATATCTAAGTTCACCACTTAGTGATCATATTCATATTGCTTTAACTGATCATCTTTCATTTGCATTAGAAAGAATTAAGCAGGGCATACCTATCAAAAATAAACTATTAAATGAAATAAAGATGCTTTACAAAAGTGAGTTTGAAATAGGCTTATGGGCAAAGAAAGAAATAAGTAATAAGCTTGGAATTGAAATTCCTGAAGATGAGGTTGCGCATATCGCTCTTCATATTCATACAGCTAAATTGGACGCTCCTTCTATGAGTGAATCTTTAAAGCAAGCATCTATCTTAAGTGATTTTGTTCAACAAGTTGAAGAATTCGTTGGAGAAAAGATAGAAGAATCTTCAATCAATTATCAGAGACTTGTTACACATCTTCGTTTTGCCTTAAATCGGATTTCTTTAGGAGAAAAATTTGATCCGATTGACCAAGATATGATGGACCTCATACAAGGTAAATATCAAACAGCATATTCTTATTCAAGAAATATATTAGACAAGTTGAGTAAAGAATATGAAATTGAATTTCCAGAATCAGAGGTAGCATATATTGCCATACATATTCAAAGGCTATTAAAATAA
- a CDS encoding sucrose-specific PTS transporter subunit IIBC, translating to MNHREVAEQLVAKLGGKNNVISAAHCATRLRLVIEDENSIDKNGIEELEGVKGAFSSSGQFQIIFGTGTVNKVYQHFAPLVGASMDDESTNKGESHSDAAKRKMNPFARFARTLSNIFVPIIPAIVAAGMLMGLLGLMKTYNWVDPESAIFVMLDMFSSAAFIILPILIGFSAAKEFGANGYLGAVIGGIMIHPSLLNPWGLTDAVPSTLDFFGFGVEMLGYQGTVIPVLLTVYIMAKVEKGLRKIVPNAIDLLVTPFITVIFTGFVALLIIGPIGRILGNGITTVLDVVYSTAGPIAGLVFGGLYSTIVLTGVHHSFHAIEAELLANVGGNYLLPIWAMANVAHGGAALAVLFKTKNEKVKGIAGPAALSAFLGITEPAIFGVNLKYRRPFIAAAIGGALGGAYVVFTNVMANGIGLTGIPQFAIVQDPLNYGIGFLIATIGAFIATLLLGWKEE from the coding sequence ATGAATCATCGTGAAGTAGCAGAGCAACTTGTCGCGAAGCTTGGAGGCAAAAACAATGTAATAAGTGCTGCTCATTGTGCAACACGTCTTCGTCTAGTAATTGAGGATGAAAATTCAATTGACAAAAATGGAATTGAGGAACTAGAAGGAGTAAAAGGAGCATTTTCAAGTTCAGGTCAATTTCAAATTATATTTGGTACAGGAACGGTTAATAAAGTGTATCAACACTTTGCTCCATTAGTCGGAGCTTCAATGGATGATGAATCAACTAACAAAGGGGAATCTCATAGCGATGCGGCTAAAAGAAAAATGAACCCTTTTGCTCGTTTTGCTCGAACTTTATCTAATATATTTGTTCCAATTATTCCTGCAATTGTTGCAGCAGGTATGTTAATGGGTCTTTTAGGATTAATGAAAACGTATAACTGGGTAGATCCGGAAAGTGCTATATTCGTTATGCTGGATATGTTCTCATCTGCAGCTTTCATCATTCTTCCAATTTTAATCGGTTTTAGTGCGGCAAAAGAATTTGGAGCTAATGGTTACCTTGGAGCAGTTATTGGAGGGATAATGATCCATCCTTCCCTACTAAATCCGTGGGGATTAACAGATGCTGTGCCTTCTACACTTGACTTTTTTGGTTTTGGAGTTGAAATGTTAGGATATCAGGGAACCGTTATTCCGGTTCTATTAACTGTTTATATTATGGCTAAAGTAGAAAAAGGCTTACGTAAAATTGTTCCTAATGCGATTGATCTATTAGTAACACCTTTTATAACTGTTATTTTTACAGGTTTTGTTGCCCTGCTTATCATTGGTCCTATTGGAAGAATTCTTGGAAATGGAATAACAACAGTATTAGATGTGGTTTATAGTACAGCGGGTCCAATTGCTGGGTTAGTATTTGGAGGACTTTACTCAACCATTGTTTTAACTGGTGTTCATCACAGCTTCCATGCCATTGAAGCAGAGCTATTAGCAAATGTTGGAGGTAACTATTTACTCCCAATTTGGGCTATGGCAAACGTTGCCCATGGGGGAGCAGCATTGGCTGTATTATTTAAAACAAAGAATGAAAAAGTTAAGGGGATTGCAGGTCCCGCAGCTTTATCTGCCTTTTTAGGCATAACCGAGCCAGCAATTTTCGGTGTGAACTTAAAGTACAGAAGACCTTTTATTGCTGCAGCTATTGGTGGAGCTCTTGGAGGAGCATACGTTGTGTTCACGAATGTAATGGCCAACGGAATTGGTTTAACAGGGATCCCGCAGTTTGCTATTGTCCAGGATCCACTTAATTATGGAATTGGTTTTCTTATTGCAACAATAGGTGCTTTTATCGCTACCTTATTATTAGGTTGGAAGGAAGAATAA